One genomic region from Campylobacter concisus encodes:
- a CDS encoding phosphoethanolamine transferase — protein sequence MTKFFNTLIKSPFINIFVITTLVMFIANIYKIYFFEGTDRIALMHMARSLTTIFLLNLVITHVLYLLSRRLFKGVYLFYALIILVLCFINFFTLTSLKTDINIAIIDSVLHTNPDEAGEFFQTFFEAKYLVVAILLCIIFYFMTRYKRSSTKEFSRKTIIVLSVIYIAFAAVFFTKSAMRISSNKTDRAISKLSEHILINYAFVLKKYLLDDNFLASNKQILKDYDVSKAANQNIKAEQKVANVVFVIGESLQRNEMSVYGFGLPTTPNLMALKQSSNAIVYTDTTAPDTYTNGSLSKVLNFSNYESKEPWSKSLNIVDMFSLVGYKTAWISNQSNIGGYSTTQKSVADRSDITFFTQKFASATNYAGRETDGILLPGISKIKQSLGESNFYIIHLMGNHFKYNLRYPKDFAKFTANDLQNKMNPGQKESFAWYLNSVLYNDYVINEIYKIFKDDEALIVYLSDHGEALFEIDSIRGHGMTNRFVLEIPLIFIGTDKFKAKYPQIWQKLEVAKDYKFMSDDIINTFADIVGTKPLEYNASRSLISGEFNVSRKRLVNGTDYENIKNVKPQW from the coding sequence ATGACTAAATTTTTTAACACACTTATAAAAAGTCCATTTATAAATATATTTGTGATTACGACGCTTGTAATGTTTATCGCAAATATCTATAAAATTTACTTTTTTGAAGGAACTGACCGCATAGCTCTTATGCATATGGCTAGAAGCCTTACTACTATATTTTTATTAAATTTAGTTATCACACACGTTCTTTATTTGCTAAGTCGTAGGCTTTTTAAAGGAGTTTATTTATTTTATGCACTTATTATTTTGGTGCTATGTTTTATAAACTTTTTTACACTAACTAGTTTAAAAACAGATATAAATATAGCAATAATAGATAGTGTACTACACACAAATCCGGATGAAGCCGGTGAGTTTTTTCAGACATTTTTTGAAGCTAAATATCTAGTAGTTGCTATACTTTTATGCATCATCTTTTATTTTATGACAAGATATAAAAGATCTAGCACAAAAGAATTTAGCCGAAAAACCATCATTGTCCTTTCGGTAATTTATATAGCCTTTGCAGCTGTATTTTTTACAAAATCAGCAATGAGAATATCGTCTAATAAAACTGATAGAGCTATAAGCAAGCTCTCAGAACACATCCTGATAAACTACGCTTTTGTTTTAAAAAAGTATCTTTTAGATGATAATTTTTTAGCTAGCAATAAACAAATTTTAAAAGACTATGACGTATCTAAAGCAGCAAATCAAAACATAAAAGCTGAGCAAAAAGTAGCAAATGTAGTCTTTGTGATCGGTGAAAGCTTGCAAAGAAACGAGATGAGCGTTTATGGATTTGGCTTGCCAACTACACCAAATTTAATGGCTTTAAAGCAAAGTAGCAATGCTATAGTCTATACAGATACTACCGCTCCTGATACATATACAAATGGTTCTCTTTCAAAGGTTTTGAATTTCTCAAACTATGAAAGCAAAGAGCCTTGGAGCAAGAGTTTAAACATCGTTGATATGTTTAGTCTAGTAGGATACAAAACAGCATGGATAAGCAATCAAAGCAATATCGGCGGATACTCCACAACACAAAAAAGTGTTGCAGATAGAAGTGATATCACATTTTTTACACAAAAATTTGCATCAGCTACAAATTATGCCGGCAGAGAAACAGATGGTATACTTTTGCCAGGAATTTCAAAGATAAAACAAAGCCTTGGAGAGTCAAATTTTTATATCATTCACCTAATGGGAAACCACTTTAAATACAACCTAAGGTATCCAAAAGATTTTGCAAAATTTACAGCTAATGATCTACAAAATAAAATGAATCCTGGACAAAAAGAGAGCTTTGCTTGGTATCTAAATAGCGTACTTTATAATGACTACGTGATAAATGAAATTTATAAAATTTTCAAAGACGATGAGGCTTTGATAGTCTATCTCTCAGACCATGGTGAGGCTCTTTTTGAGATAGATAGCATAAGAGGCCATGGCATGACAAACCGCTTTGTTTTAGAAATTCCGCTCATTTTTATAGGCACTGATAAATTTAAAGCAAAATATCCACAAATTTGGCAAAAACTAGAAGTGGCAAAAGATTATAAATTTATGAGCGATGACATCATTAATACTTTTGCTGACATCGTAGGTACAAAACCACTTGAATATAATGCCTCAAGAAGCTTAATAAGTGGTGAATTTAATGTAAGTAGAAAGCGCCTAGTAAATGGTACTGACTACGAAAATATCAAAAATGTAAAGCCGCAATGGTAA
- the bcp gene encoding thioredoxin-dependent thiol peroxidase, whose protein sequence is MSEFSKADIERKITLEVGDKAPEFEALNQDGVKVALKDFVGKNVVLYFYPKDNTPGCTTEACEFSANYDQFIKNDTVIIGVSPDSVKSHVGFIAKQNLKHILLSDENKEISKLYGVWQVKKNYGKEYLGITRSTFVIGKDGKIVKIYKSVKAKDHAAKVLADLVK, encoded by the coding sequence ATGAGCGAATTTAGCAAAGCAGATATTGAACGAAAAATAACGCTTGAAGTTGGCGATAAAGCACCAGAGTTTGAGGCGCTAAATCAAGACGGCGTAAAGGTCGCACTAAAGGACTTTGTGGGTAAAAATGTAGTGCTTTATTTTTATCCAAAAGACAACACTCCAGGCTGCACGACTGAGGCTTGCGAATTTAGCGCGAACTACGATCAGTTTATCAAAAATGACACTGTTATCATCGGCGTTAGCCCAGATAGTGTGAAGTCACACGTTGGCTTTATCGCAAAGCAAAATTTAAAGCACATTCTATTAAGCGATGAGAATAAAGAAATTTCAAAGCTTTATGGCGTTTGGCAAGTTAAGAAAAACTACGGCAAAGAGTATCTTGGCATCACTAGAAGTACATTTGTGATCGGCAAAGACGGCAAAATAGTAAAAATTTACAAAAGCGTAAAAGCTAAAGACCATGCCGCAAAAGTGCTAGCTGATCTGGTGAAGTAA
- a CDS encoding tautomerase family protein, whose translation MPYVNIKIAGPEPTKEQKDQVFKEVTETLVRVLGKKKEAVMIFIETHDANNIGVGGESVEDKRKGIK comes from the coding sequence ATGCCTTATGTTAATATCAAAATAGCAGGCCCAGAGCCGACAAAAGAACAAAAAGATCAAGTTTTTAAAGAGGTGACTGAGACGCTTGTAAGAGTGCTTGGCAAGAAAAAAGAAGCAGTTATGATTTTCATAGAAACTCACGACGCTAACAACATCGGTGTAGGCGGCGAGAGCGTAGAAGATAAGAGAAAGGGGATAAAATGA